CCAAGAAAAGGGTGCCGTTTCGGGGCTGCTCGAACATGGAAGCCATAGTTGCAGCTATTGGTAACGTTGACGGTAAAAGGCGGCTTCGTCAACGTGGGGATGGAGTCAGGAAATTCTACCAGCAGGCTACCGTACGCAGACAGAACCTGAGCTGTGAAGCTCCAGTGCCCCTCGACTGGACTTTTTTGTCGGAGGTTGGCGTTATTCCGGCGCCGACTGAAATAGGTGCCAGGTGCCGCTGTGTGCTGGTTACAGGGCGTGAATCGGATACCCACCCGAAGTCCAGGGCACTTGACAGAAGGTGCACGGACCCCAGAAACCCCAAAACTGACCCCTGCCGCGTTATCGGACTTCCTTGCAGCTGAGTGACCGCTGTTTCAATTGGCTGATAGGGCATTGGGCCTGAATTTTGGGCTAGATTTCCAGTGGTGCCGTGAGAGTCAAGCCCGGGCGGGAAGGAGGGGCAACCGCACAGCACCAACTGCACCTCCCTCGACTGCGGGGCACAGAGTCACGTCCGACGTTTACTTCGACTCACACCCCGAAgcctttcttctccttctccccCCCTCAAAAGATAACGTCGCTCCTCTGCTTCTCGATTCCTTAAAGGCGCGCAAGCCACTGTTCGGTTGCCTTGAAGCTACTATCATCCTCTATTACTTTTTTGTCAATTACCTTTCGACTAACACACGAATCTCACCAAAATGGAGGGCGCCGCCGAACAGTCCAAGAGCGCCttgaagaaggccgagaagcaggctcgtcttgctgctgagaaggctgccaaggctgctaAGCAGACCAACCTTCCTGTCGTCGGTGGAAAGAAGGCGGACGAGATCATTGGAATTACAGTGTCCAAGGCCGAGAACTTCCCCCAATGGTACCAGGAGGTGGTACTCAAGGCCGAGATGGTCGAGTACTACACCGAGATTTCGGGTTTCTTCGTTCTCCGACCTCTTGCCATGCACATCTGGAACGAGATCCGAAAATGGTTCCAGGCTCACATCGAGGAGATGGGTGTTGACGAGACCAACTTCCCCATGTTCCTGTCCTCCAAGTctctcgagaaggagaaggatcaCGTCGAGGGCTTCGCCCCTGAGCTTGCTTGGGTCACCAAGGCGTAAGGATGCCCATATAAACCATCCTGCTTTCATGAACTTTAATTGACAATCCTCTAGTGGTGACAAGGACCTCGAGGTTCCTGTTGCGGTCCGTCCTACCTCCGAAGCCGTCATGTACCCCTACTATGCCAAGTGGATTCGCAGCCACCGAGATCTCCCCTTCCGCCTCAACCAATGGAACTCCGTCGTTCGTTGGGAGGCTAAGCAAACAACTCCTTTCCTCCGAACTCGTGAGTTCCTCTGGCAGGAGGGCCACACTGCTCACTTGACTGAGGAGCTTGCTGGTGCTGAGGTGCTCGAGATTCTCGAGCTTTACGCTGGTGTTTACGAGAAGCTTCTGGCTGTTCCCGTCGTTCGAGGCCGAAAGACCGAGAATGAGAAGTTCGCCGGTGGTTATTACACCACCACTGTCGAGGGCTACATCCCTTCCAACGGCCGTGGTATCCAGGGCGCTACCTCTCACGCCCTTGGCCAGAACTTCAGTAAGATGTTCGACATCACTGTTGAGGACCCTGCCAACAAGGGCTCTCACATCCACGTCTGGCAGAACTCTTGGGGTCTCTCAACCCGTGTCATCGGTGTCATGGTCATGATTCACGGTGACGATAAGGGTCTGGTTCTTCCTCCCCGCGTTGCCAAGACTCAGGTTGTCATCGTCCCTGTtggcatcaccaagaagactACCCCTGAGGAGCGACAGAAGCACGAGGAGCAGGTTGAGGACATCCGAGCCAACCTTAAGAAGGCTGGTGTTCGTGTCACCTCGGATTGGCGAGAGGGTTACACTCCTGCTTGGAAGTTCAACGACTGGGAGCTCAAGGGTGTTCCTCTACGTATCGAGTTTGGTCCCAAGGATGCTGCCAAGGGCGTTGTCAGCACTGCGCGACGTGACACCGGTGAGAAGGGAGAAATTGCCATCACCGATGTCGCTACCAAGATCCccgagcttctcgagaccATCCAGGCCGACATGTACAGCAAGGCCGAGAAGTCTTTCCGAGAGCACCGCCTCACTATCACCAAGTGGGAGGATGTTCTTCCCGCTCTTGACAACAAGAACGTTGTGCTCATCCCCTTCTGCGGTGCCCCCAAGTGTGAGGACCGCATCAAGGAGCTCACCACTCGTGAGGACCAGCCCGATGTGCCCGAGAACCAGAAGCTTGCCACTATGGGCATGAAGAGTCTTTGTGTTCCCTTCGAGCAGCCCGAGGGTATTGTCCCCGGTGAGACCAAGTGCCTCAGCCCTGAGTGCCAGGGTAACGCCGACAAGTGGACCATGTTCGGACGAAGCTATTAAGGAGTTGAATGAAATTTTATAGTCAGGGAGCGGGAAGGCGTTGACCTGGCATGTTTATGATACACCAGTGCGATTGTTTATGACTTGATGTGAATGTGATTATATCATGAAAATGGGATGGGGCTGGTCACGGAATCAAAACAGTTAGAAAAGAAGATAGATCGTAGCGATGATATTTATCAACATCTCGTTGGTCTAAATACGGCTTTCTATCGAGCTACTACTTGTTTTTGTGCTGTTCGAGCCGGGATGTATCAGTATTTAACACCAAGCAAATCTCTCGTTAGCAATCCAGTCAACTTCCTGATCAGAACCATTGAACCAGTTTAGACTAGCAATGTTGTTGTTTTCTCGAACGATGAATTTGGCCCCCAGGGATTGGATGCCTTCTGTGACCCTTCGTACACGATCCTCGGGGTTCCAAACTTCAACCTTGGAACATTTCCAttccttggcctccttctGGACGAAACTTGCAATTGCTTGTGTGCCTTTGGCAAGTGTCTCATCTGAGATGCTCTCATCTTCGATGACTAGGCGCATGACACGAACGACACTCTTCTCGGGTTGGTCAAGCATGCCGTAGAAGCTGCAAGTCCAGAGAGCCCAGATTCTTGAGTTGGGGGCATCAGGTGGAGTGTATACGGCACCGTGGACAGTTGGTATGCGGGAGAAGATGTGTTTGCACATAAATTTCTCCCGGTGAATATGCCATTTGATAGTGGTGATATCAGGAACGACTGCAGCGCTGACTTGAGAGGATTTTGAGATCCTGTCTCGAAGAAGTTGCTCATCTCGAGCTGCCAGGTCTGGAATATCATCGAGAGTGATAGGCTTCAGGGATGAATCGGCAATTGGCTCAGTCTCAGTAACGGGAAACTCGAGATATGTGCTCTTGAAAGGTTCCCATCCCACAGTCTGGTAGAACTTGGGTCCGACATCTGACCAAAGGACCGAGAAATCAGCAGCGCCTTCATTCTTTTGCTGTCTCCTTTTCAGCTCATCCGCAATCAAGGACAGCATCTTTCTGGCATATCCCTTTCCTCGATACTCAGGAAAAGTGAAGACACTGGCCACTCCGTGAGCAGTTCCATCTCTTGCTTTTCCATCCTCGGTTCGAACAAAGGCTCTTTTGTTGTAGGTCTCACAAGATGAAAGGAGGGGTCTTTCGCCGGGGTTTTTATCTCCATCGGTGAGGATCCAGCTTGTTACGCCGCCATCTCGAGCCAGAGGAGCCTCCAGGTTATCGTATTCTCTGGCGATATAGTCATCCATGGACAAGGCGGCTCCCCAATGGGGATGAGTGCCCTTCCATATGAGCTCTCGTTCAGAGGAGGTGGGGTTTGTAAGTATAAGAGATGGGGATGTGACGGGAGGGAGGGCTTTAGTTGACGCCATTGTGAATGTTTGCAGGGTTGTTATGAAAGGGATATTCTTGTATTGGATTTTCGCTCTGTGTGTTCATAAACTGGAATAATGTCTCATCTCGAGGCGTCTTATACCTCATAAACGGGAGAGGATATTCAGATCTACGCCCTTCTGGAGGCGGCCCCGCATCGGCGGTGGAGCTGGACATTCACCCTGAACACGCCGGATGAGTCGTATACCGTATTCCACGTTGCCAAGTATTCATGACTCCAGTGATATCATTCGATTTCGTAAAATCATGtaatttaacttattaagAGAAGTTGCATTAGTCTGCCTTGATCTATTCAAGTCTAGAAGTTACTTCTTTTGGCTTCGAAGATATGGCATGCTGAAAGGATCGTGGGGGCTCTTGACCAACAACTGGGCATGTGGTTCAGAATTGGAGAGGAAAAGTGCGAGTGTCTTTCCATGATTGCTAATTGGACCATTGTATATCATGACAACTTGTAAGCCATGAGGAGATTGGTGGAAACAACTTGTTGAACATTGGCCACATACTTTTCATGACATGTGTGACATTCTACAGCTGTtttgagttgagttgagttgattgTGAAATCAGTAGTAGTGATTAGGATATGTTTGAATATAAGGGAAAACAATATCATAAACGGTTATAACTACACTGTATATGATATCAATGTTGACTTTTCATAATAAAGGGAGCTCTAGTGGTGGGGTTGACATGACACGCCAAGCAGCTCCCTAGTAATGAGGGGCATTCTATGAAAACCTCCAATTTATATCCTACAACTCGAGATACCAAACTTCCATTGGACCACACAAAATGGCCTTACCACTTCCTTCAGGGCTCACTCCCTCAGAAGTCGCATTTCTATGCGAAATGGAACTCGTTACTGTCGTTCCTCGCCAACGCCTTGAGAGCATTGATCTTCTATCGGTGAGCGCGTCCCTGTCGCGTTTATACAAGCTCGACGCTGACCTGACCTGTTACACAGGGAACGACGCCGACTCTCCGGCCGCCGCACAGAAGCAACTTACCTTTATGGCTTGCGAtactgttgaagaagcaacGGCGCGCGAATATTGTCCCTCCTCCTTGGCTCCATCCCGATTCGTTACGCGATATTGTTCATCACGAGACAAAGATCGATCCTAAAGGATGGGcgccaccacctcctccaccgGTGCGGGCAGATAGTCAAGGAAACGCCAGGAGACTAGATCCCTTTGTCGACGACGAGACAGTACTGTCGCCACCGTTTCTTCCATCCTGTACATCAGATGCGCCTTCAGGTGCCCTGCCATATCACT
This genomic stretch from Fusarium oxysporum f. sp. lycopersici 4287 chromosome 2, whole genome shotgun sequence harbors:
- a CDS encoding prolyl-tRNA synthetase: MEGAAEQSKSALKKAEKQARLAAEKAAKAAKQTNLPVVGGKKADEIIGITVSKAENFPQWYQEVVLKAEMVEYYTEISGFFVLRPLAMHIWNEIRKWFQAHIEEMGVDETNFPMFLSSKSLEKEKDHVEGFAPELAWVTKAGDKDLEVPVAVRPTSEAVMYPYYAKWIRSHRDLPFRLNQWNSVVRWEAKQTTPFLRTREFLWQEGHTAHLTEELAGAEVLEILELYAGVYEKLLAVPVVRGRKTENEKFAGGYYTTTVEGYIPSNGRGIQGATSHALGQNFSKMFDITVEDPANKGSHIHVWQNSWGLSTRVIGVMVMIHGDDKGLVLPPRVAKTQVVIVPVGITKKTTPEERQKHEEQVEDIRANLKKAGVRVTSDWREGYTPAWKFNDWELKGVPLRIEFGPKDAAKGVVSTARRDTGEKGEIAITDVATKIPELLETIQADMYSKAEKSFREHRLTITKWEDVLPALDNKNVVLIPFCGAPKCEDRIKELTTREDQPDVPENQKLATMGMKSLCVPFEQPEGIVPGETKCLSPECQGNADKWTMFGRSY
- a CDS encoding DNA replication complex GINS protein PSF2, with the protein product MALPLPSGLTPSEVAFLCEMELVTVVPRQRLESIDLLSGTTPTLRPPHRSNLPLWLAILLKKQRRANIVPPPWLHPDSLRDIVHHETKIDPKGWAPPPPPPVRADSQGNARRLDPFVDDETVLSPPFLPSCTSDAPSGALPYHWFEVAEMLLAHASDDVASSSEVRSLLRDLQEVRAAKMRSSTAQLEGGVDGVMSLRGVGAMELAESRGFVVGVVEGVRKLGASTEATRRDEEEQGGGDESDEASDEDMGL